A stretch of the Planifilum fulgidum genome encodes the following:
- a CDS encoding spore coat protein GerQ, giving the protein MYWSYPYYGSAGIYGMTGAGISQRDTERRFSEEFLQANVGKVVTVYLTFENNPRWPAKSVTGTLRNVGRDYFVIRDRQTGKDNMFLNINVDYFVFENQPATLLGDER; this is encoded by the coding sequence ATGTATTGGTCTTATCCCTACTACGGGTCTGCCGGAATTTATGGCATGACGGGCGCGGGAATCTCCCAACGCGACACGGAACGGAGGTTCAGCGAAGAGTTTCTGCAGGCCAACGTGGGCAAGGTGGTCACCGTCTATCTCACCTTTGAAAACAACCCCCGGTGGCCTGCGAAGTCGGTGACCGGGACCCTGAGGAACGTGGGCAGGGACTATTTCGTGATCCGGGACCGCCAGACAGGCAAGGACAACATGTTTTTGAACATCAACGTGGATTATTTCGTCTTTGAAAACCAGCCCGCCACCCTTCTGGGGGATGAGCGGTAA
- a CDS encoding methionine ABC transporter permease yields the protein MFDQLDTQLLWQATGETIYMVAISTFFSALIGIPLGVLLVITDKGHLWENVALQRLLGVVVNLFRAVPFIVLVLFLFPLSKLLVGTTLGPTAATIPLIAGAAPFYARMVETAIREIDRGVIEAALAMGATRMQIVRKVLLPEAKPAIISGLTVTCVSLISFSAMAGIVGGGGLGDAAYRFGFQSFNDQMLYACGLLLVLFVQLVQWGGDRLARRVDKR from the coding sequence ATGTTTGATCAACTGGACACCCAATTGTTGTGGCAGGCAACCGGGGAAACGATATACATGGTGGCCATCTCCACCTTCTTCTCGGCCCTGATCGGCATCCCCCTGGGCGTGCTGCTGGTCATCACCGACAAGGGCCATCTTTGGGAAAATGTGGCGCTTCAGCGCCTTTTGGGCGTGGTTGTCAACCTGTTCCGGGCGGTTCCCTTCATCGTGCTGGTTCTCTTCCTCTTTCCCCTGTCCAAACTGCTGGTGGGAACCACCCTCGGGCCGACGGCGGCCACGATTCCCCTGATCGCAGGGGCCGCCCCCTTTTATGCGCGCATGGTGGAAACCGCCATCCGGGAAATCGACCGGGGCGTGATCGAAGCGGCCTTGGCCATGGGGGCCACCCGGATGCAGATCGTCCGAAAGGTGCTGTTGCCGGAGGCCAAGCCGGCGATCATCTCCGGCCTGACCGTCACCTGCGTCTCCCTGATCAGCTTTTCGGCGATGGCGGGGATCGTGGGCGGCGGCGGCCTGGGCGACGCCGCATACCGCTTCGGCTTCCAGTCCTTCAACGACCAGATGCTGTACGCCTGCGGCCTGTTGCTCGTCCTCTTCGTGCAGCTGGTGCAGTGGGGCGGCGACCGGCTGGCGCGACGCGTCGACAAACGATAA
- a CDS encoding Hsp20/alpha crystallin family protein: MSLVPYDPFRHMENWRQEVERWLSEQPFTGAFPALRMPRMDVYETENEVIVSAELPGLEKKDDVQIDVDEDRLTISGSVQRTQEVQGERMHRRERYTGQFQRTVTLPSRVKSDQARATYRNGILEVRIPKDVTPNRRRVDVEFH; this comes from the coding sequence ATGAGCCTCGTGCCTTACGATCCCTTTCGCCACATGGAGAACTGGCGGCAGGAGGTGGAGCGGTGGCTGAGCGAACAACCCTTCACGGGCGCGTTTCCCGCCCTGCGCATGCCCCGGATGGATGTGTATGAAACGGAAAACGAAGTGATTGTTTCCGCCGAATTGCCGGGGCTGGAGAAGAAGGATGACGTGCAGATCGATGTGGATGAGGATCGCCTGACGATCAGCGGCAGCGTTCAGCGGACTCAGGAAGTGCAAGGGGAACGGATGCACCGGCGGGAACGCTACACAGGCCAGTTTCAGCGGACGGTCACCCTGCCGTCCCGGGTCAAGTCGGATCAGGCGCGGGCGACCTACCGCAACGGAATCCTGGAGGTGCGCATCCCCAAGGATGTGACTCCCAACCGGCGGAGGGTGGACGTCGAGTTCCATTGA
- a CDS encoding FixH family protein translates to MQWIRMPALLMIALLAFAAAACGTSPDEGKPEQSGAASEHQEGHSEHDAGKNAPSAPKVKMDLPEDAKAGKEVLIQITVTHEGEPVNDADEVQFEIWKKGAPKDDHEMIDAEKTGDGVYSIKKTFPEPGEYKVMYHVTARGSHVMEPAETLVVQ, encoded by the coding sequence ATGCAATGGATTCGAATGCCGGCCCTGTTGATGATCGCCCTCCTCGCCTTCGCGGCGGCCGCCTGCGGAACCTCTCCGGACGAGGGAAAACCGGAACAAAGCGGCGCCGCTTCGGAGCATCAGGAAGGCCACTCCGAACATGACGCCGGAAAAAATGCTCCCTCCGCCCCGAAGGTGAAGATGGATCTGCCCGAGGACGCGAAGGCCGGAAAGGAAGTCTTAATCCAAATCACCGTCACCCATGAGGGAGAACCGGTCAACGACGCGGACGAAGTGCAGTTCGAAATCTGGAAAAAGGGAGCGCCCAAGGACGATCATGAAATGATCGACGCGGAAAAAACGGGAGACGGGGTGTATTCCATCAAAAAGACCTTCCCGGAACCCGGGGAATACAAGGTGATGTACCATGTGACGGCGAGGGGAAGCCATGTGATGGAACCCGCCGAAACCCTGGTCGTCCAATGA
- a CDS encoding ABC transporter ATP-binding protein, with protein sequence MINSPVLEIRDVSKEIGRRRIIDSVSLKVYPGEVMGILGPNGAGKTTLIRLMTGLVAPTRGEIRIRGKCVRSQFEQAMKHVGAIVENPEFYPFLTGYKNLLHFARMVPGVGEKRIREVISLVKLEEAIHDPVKTYSLGMRQRLGVAQAILHRPALLILDEPTNGLDPAGIRELRDYLRRLAEKERTAVVVSSHLLSEMQLMCDRVAILRGGKLIEVRRMSEILRRDSEELRTRFEVDRTDPVPSVLLQLGLNREWKECPGGFEIRLRREETAELNRRLIEAGVRVYAIRRLEQSLEERFLELTEGDAP encoded by the coding sequence ATGATAAACAGCCCTGTGTTGGAAATCCGCGATGTGAGCAAAGAGATCGGCCGGCGGCGAATCATCGATTCCGTTTCGCTGAAGGTGTACCCGGGAGAAGTCATGGGAATTCTGGGGCCCAACGGCGCCGGAAAAACCACGCTGATCCGGCTGATGACGGGCCTCGTCGCCCCCACCCGGGGGGAGATCCGGATTCGGGGAAAATGCGTGCGATCCCAGTTTGAACAGGCCATGAAGCATGTGGGAGCCATCGTGGAAAATCCGGAGTTTTACCCGTTCCTGACGGGATACAAGAATTTGCTCCACTTTGCCCGGATGGTTCCGGGGGTGGGCGAAAAGCGGATCCGGGAAGTCATTTCCCTGGTGAAACTGGAGGAGGCCATCCACGATCCGGTCAAAACCTATTCTCTGGGGATGCGCCAGCGCCTGGGGGTGGCCCAGGCGATTCTGCACCGTCCCGCCCTGCTCATCCTGGACGAGCCCACCAACGGGCTGGATCCCGCGGGCATTCGCGAACTGCGGGATTATCTGCGCCGTCTGGCCGAGAAGGAACGGACGGCGGTGGTCGTGTCCAGCCATTTGCTTTCGGAGATGCAGCTGATGTGCGACCGGGTGGCCATCCTCCGGGGTGGAAAACTGATCGAAGTCCGGCGGATGAGCGAAATTCTCCGGCGGGATTCCGAGGAACTCCGAACCCGCTTCGAGGTGGATCGGACGGATCCGGTCCCGTCGGTACTGCTTCAACTGGGCTTAAACCGCGAGTGGAAAGAATGCCCCGGCGGTTTTGAGATAAGGCTGCGGCGGGAGGAAACCGCGGAGCTGAACCGGCGGTTGATCGAGGCCGGCGTTCGGGTGTACGCCATCCGACGGCTGGAACAGTCGCTGGAAGAACGATTCCTGGAATTGACGGAAGGGGATGCGCCGTGA
- a CDS encoding type III pantothenate kinase: MNTLLVIDAGNTHIKWGIYEGPTLRFHWRIPTSRTHSELKAALRRLLEHHPLHHQLEGAVISSVVPAVTPLLIDLCRRSLDCDPLVAGSDIETGVSFRFHPVKLGSDRIVNVAAGVKLYGFPLIVVDLGTATTLDVVDGEGRFAGGVILPGIQTAAEALIRRTALPRFTIERPEGIIGKSTVAGLRAGAIYGAAGQIDGLVRHIRRESPHPFRVVAATGGFAPLIAPHARSIHHVHPRLTLDGLRILWEMNRKGGSSG, from the coding sequence ATGAATACGCTTTTGGTCATCGATGCGGGAAACACCCACATCAAATGGGGAATTTACGAAGGTCCCACACTGCGATTCCACTGGCGCATTCCCACCTCCAGGACGCACTCCGAACTGAAGGCGGCTCTCCGCCGTCTCCTCGAGCATCATCCGCTTCACCACCAACTGGAGGGGGCGGTGATCAGCTCCGTGGTCCCGGCAGTAACTCCGCTATTGATCGACCTGTGCCGGAGATCCCTCGATTGCGATCCGCTGGTTGCCGGCTCCGACATCGAAACGGGGGTCTCTTTCCGCTTTCATCCCGTGAAATTGGGATCCGACCGGATCGTCAATGTGGCGGCAGGGGTCAAACTGTACGGCTTCCCCCTGATTGTCGTCGATCTGGGAACCGCGACAACCCTCGACGTGGTCGACGGAGAGGGGCGATTCGCGGGGGGAGTGATTTTGCCCGGCATCCAAACGGCCGCGGAGGCCCTCATCCGCCGCACCGCCCTGCCCCGCTTCACCATCGAACGCCCGGAAGGCATCATCGGAAAAAGCACCGTCGCGGGACTGCGGGCGGGAGCAATCTACGGAGCGGCGGGGCAGATCGACGGACTCGTCCGGCATATCCGCCGGGAATCCCCCCACCCTTTCCGGGTGGTGGCGGCGACGGGAGGGTTCGCCCCTCTGATCGCCCCCCACGCCCGGTCCATCCATCATGTCCATCCACGGCTCACCCTGGACGGTCTGCGCATCCTGTGGGAAATGAACCGGAAGGGCGGCTCTTCCGGTTAA
- a CDS encoding methionine ABC transporter ATP-binding protein: MIVLDHVSKVYRSPKDGDVVALKDIHLEIKRGEIFGIVGHSGAGKSTLLRLLNGLEKPTSGRVTVDGIPISESSERQLREARKKIGMIFQHFHLLWSRTVWENVAFPLELAGKPKREIREKVDTLLERVGLTHRANAYPAQLSGGQKQRVGIARALANDPTVLLCDEATSALDPETTASILELLKEIHRDTGITMVVITHEMSVVKRLCQRMAVMEDGKIVEQGEVEALFREPKHPVTRQFVESLIAEKENAERHTALIRIPSRKLDLLWGLLAERVKRGVTATILPDAAESGDHVTLRIGGPKDAVQEAVAALKQDEHREVIPHV, encoded by the coding sequence ATGATCGTACTGGATCATGTGAGCAAAGTGTACCGCTCTCCGAAGGACGGAGACGTGGTTGCCCTCAAGGATATTCATCTGGAAATCAAACGCGGGGAGATCTTCGGCATCGTCGGCCACAGCGGCGCCGGAAAGAGCACGCTCCTGCGCCTGCTCAACGGCCTGGAGAAGCCTACGTCGGGCCGGGTGACGGTGGACGGAATCCCCATCTCCGAAAGCAGCGAGCGCCAGCTGAGGGAAGCGCGAAAGAAAATCGGCATGATCTTTCAGCACTTCCACCTGCTCTGGTCGCGCACCGTCTGGGAAAACGTGGCCTTCCCCCTGGAGCTGGCCGGAAAGCCGAAACGGGAGATCCGGGAAAAGGTGGACACCCTGCTGGAACGGGTGGGGCTCACCCACCGGGCCAACGCTTATCCCGCTCAACTGTCCGGCGGACAGAAACAGCGGGTCGGGATCGCCCGGGCCTTGGCCAACGATCCGACCGTGCTGCTTTGCGATGAAGCGACGTCGGCCCTGGACCCCGAAACCACCGCTTCCATCCTGGAGCTGCTCAAGGAGATCCACCGGGACACCGGCATCACCATGGTGGTCATCACCCACGAAATGAGCGTCGTCAAACGGCTCTGCCAGCGCATGGCCGTCATGGAAGACGGAAAGATCGTGGAGCAGGGCGAAGTGGAGGCCCTGTTCCGCGAGCCGAAGCACCCGGTGACCCGGCAATTTGTGGAATCCCTGATCGCCGAAAAAGAAAACGCCGAACGGCACACCGCCTTGATCCGGATTCCTTCGCGCAAGCTGGACCTTTTGTGGGGCCTTCTGGCGGAACGGGTCAAGCGGGGCGTGACCGCCACCATCCTGCCCGATGCCGCGGAAAGCGGAGACCATGTGACGCTGCGGATCGGCGGGCCGAAGGACGCGGTCCAAGAAGCGGTAGCAGCCCTGAAGCAGGATGAACACCGCGAGGTGATCCCCCATGTTTGA
- a CDS encoding acyl-CoA synthetase, translating into MDIIHRNTVADLIRRAARRHPDKVALLFGDRQWTYRHLEEASNRLARHLIEAGLKKGDRVAAFGRNSDAYMLLWLATAKAGLVHVPINFTLAGDELSYILNQSGSRALFHDPDLADRVEAVKGATVVEIFGTLRDGRKFDVMRLAEEGSALPPEVEVRDTDLVQLLYTSGTTSAPKGAMMTHRALVHEYISCITALDFSPADRPLHALPLYHSAQMHVFLMPYLMLGATNRLLEIPDAQEVLRIISEEKINSFFAPPTFWISLLNHPDFNRRDLTSLTKGYYGASIMPVPVLKKLKEALPRLSVYNCFGQSEIAPLATVLRPEEHEARPDSAGKPVLFVEMRVVDDNMEDVSPGEIGEVVYRSPQLCIGYWDKPEETAEAFAGGWFHSGDLARVDEEGYITIVDRKKDVINTGGVLVASREVEEAIYTHPAVKEVAVVATPDPKWIEAVTAVVVLKEGARASEEEIIQWSRERLAPFKVPKKVHFVEDLPRNASGKILKRKLREQFSETGT; encoded by the coding sequence GTGGATATCATCCATCGGAACACCGTGGCCGATCTGATCCGCCGCGCCGCCCGCCGTCATCCGGACAAGGTCGCCCTCCTCTTCGGCGACCGCCAGTGGACATACCGCCATCTGGAGGAAGCCAGCAACCGACTGGCTCGCCATCTGATCGAGGCGGGACTGAAAAAAGGGGATCGGGTCGCGGCCTTCGGCCGAAACTCCGACGCCTATATGCTGCTGTGGCTGGCCACCGCCAAGGCGGGGCTGGTGCACGTGCCGATCAACTTCACCCTGGCCGGGGATGAACTCTCCTACATCCTGAACCAATCGGGCAGCCGGGCCCTTTTCCACGATCCGGACCTGGCGGACAGGGTGGAGGCGGTGAAGGGAGCGACCGTCGTCGAAATCTTCGGCACGCTCCGGGACGGCCGAAAGTTCGACGTGATGCGGCTGGCCGAAGAAGGAAGCGCCCTTCCTCCCGAGGTGGAGGTCCGGGACACGGATTTGGTCCAGTTGCTCTACACCTCCGGAACCACGTCCGCGCCCAAGGGGGCGATGATGACCCACCGGGCCCTGGTGCACGAATACATCAGCTGCATCACCGCCCTGGATTTTTCGCCGGCGGACCGCCCGCTCCACGCCCTTCCCCTCTACCACTCGGCGCAGATGCACGTGTTCCTGATGCCCTACCTGATGCTGGGAGCCACCAACCGCCTGTTGGAAATTCCCGACGCCCAGGAGGTGCTCCGGATCATTTCGGAGGAGAAAATCAACAGCTTTTTCGCCCCCCCGACCTTCTGGATCAGCCTCCTCAACCATCCCGATTTCAACCGGAGGGATCTGACCAGTTTGACGAAGGGATATTACGGCGCCTCCATCATGCCCGTGCCCGTCTTGAAAAAACTGAAGGAAGCCCTGCCCCGGCTGAGCGTCTACAACTGCTTCGGCCAATCGGAGATCGCCCCTCTCGCCACGGTCCTGCGCCCGGAGGAGCATGAAGCCCGCCCCGATTCGGCGGGAAAACCGGTCCTCTTCGTGGAGATGCGCGTGGTCGACGACAATATGGAAGACGTCTCCCCCGGCGAAATCGGTGAAGTGGTCTACCGCTCCCCGCAATTGTGCATCGGATACTGGGACAAGCCGGAGGAAACGGCGGAAGCCTTTGCGGGAGGCTGGTTCCACTCGGGAGACCTGGCCCGGGTCGATGAAGAGGGATACATCACCATCGTGGACCGCAAAAAGGATGTGATCAACACCGGCGGCGTGCTGGTCGCCTCCCGGGAGGTGGAAGAGGCCATCTACACGCATCCCGCGGTCAAGGAGGTGGCCGTCGTCGCCACGCCCGACCCCAAATGGATCGAAGCGGTCACCGCCGTCGTCGTGCTGAAGGAAGGCGCCCGGGCCAGCGAAGAGGAGATCATTCAGTGGTCCAGGGAGCGGCTGGCCCCCTTCAAGGTGCCGAAAAAGGTGCACTTCGTCGAGGACCTGCCCCGCAACGCCTCCGGCAAGATCCTGAAGCGGAAGCTCCGGGAACAGTTTTCCGAAACCGGTACGTAA
- a CDS encoding ABC transporter permease, whose amino-acid sequence MILGRLIRNEQMKIMDRTRTLVMWALLILAVCLLAIGQRLILVSGAPVDMWEFAEGCTHLLFIVQLFTLVVAGDIISSEFSWGTAKLLLIRPVSRTRILLSKFAAVVTFLLACMAVLLLASLLFGAVFFRWTGLGDALEALKQLFARYGLYGVEVLVTASLAFMLSAASRSSTLSVGLSIFLFFSGGFLSELLKIWGISWGKYLLFANLDLSPYFYGHSPPFPGMSLAHSLLVLVIHFALFHLIAWWSFAKRDVLT is encoded by the coding sequence GTGATCCTGGGAAGGCTGATCCGAAACGAACAGATGAAAATCATGGACCGGACGCGGACCCTGGTCATGTGGGCGCTGCTGATCCTGGCGGTCTGCCTGTTGGCGATCGGTCAGCGATTGATCTTGGTCTCCGGCGCCCCGGTGGACATGTGGGAATTCGCCGAGGGTTGCACCCACCTGCTGTTCATCGTCCAATTGTTCACCCTGGTCGTCGCGGGAGATATCATCTCCAGCGAGTTCTCCTGGGGAACGGCGAAATTGCTGCTCATCCGTCCCGTGAGCCGGACCCGCATCCTGCTGTCCAAATTTGCGGCGGTCGTCACCTTCCTTTTGGCCTGCATGGCCGTCCTCCTGCTGGCTTCGCTGCTGTTCGGAGCGGTCTTCTTCCGCTGGACGGGATTGGGTGACGCCCTGGAAGCCCTGAAACAACTATTTGCGCGCTACGGACTGTATGGGGTGGAAGTCCTCGTGACCGCCTCCCTCGCCTTCATGCTGTCCGCCGCATCCCGCAGCAGCACCCTGTCCGTCGGGCTGTCCATTTTTCTCTTTTTTTCCGGTGGATTTCTATCGGAATTATTGAAAATATGGGGAATCAGCTGGGGAAAATACCTGCTGTTTGCCAATCTGGATCTTTCGCCCTATTTCTACGGCCACTCCCCGCCTTTTCCGGGCATGTCCCTCGCTCACTCCCTGCTGGTGCTCGTCATCCATTTTGCGCTGTTTCACCTGATCGCCTGGTGGTCCTTTGCCAAACGGGATGTCCTGACCTGA
- a CDS encoding MetQ/NlpA family ABC transporter substrate-binding protein has translation MKKWWLGLLSLALLLATAACGGGSQEKTTLHVGATQVPHAEILNHIKPTLEKEGIQLEVRVFQDYVLPNKAVEEGELDANYFQHIPWMESTNKEQGWHLVKVTGVHIEPMGAYSKKYKSKEEIPDGATVALPNATSEMTRVLLLLDQQGLIKLDNREGDKTLKNIRSNPKKLKFKALEPAILPRVLDQVDVAVINTNYALQAKLNPLKDSLFIEDKNSPYVNVLAVKKGNEKDPAIQKLAEALTSPEVKKFIEEKYDGAVVPAF, from the coding sequence ATGAAAAAATGGTGGCTCGGACTGCTCTCGCTCGCTCTGCTGCTGGCAACGGCCGCATGCGGCGGAGGCAGCCAGGAAAAAACGACGCTCCACGTGGGGGCCACGCAGGTGCCCCATGCCGAAATCCTGAACCACATCAAACCGACGCTGGAAAAAGAGGGCATCCAGCTGGAGGTGCGCGTCTTCCAGGATTACGTTCTGCCCAATAAAGCGGTGGAAGAAGGGGAACTGGACGCCAACTACTTCCAGCACATCCCCTGGATGGAATCCACCAACAAGGAACAGGGATGGCACCTGGTCAAGGTGACGGGCGTGCACATCGAACCGATGGGAGCCTACTCCAAAAAATACAAATCCAAAGAGGAGATCCCCGACGGCGCGACGGTCGCCCTCCCCAACGCCACCAGTGAAATGACCCGGGTCCTGCTGTTGCTGGATCAGCAAGGGCTGATTAAACTGGACAACCGCGAAGGGGACAAAACCCTCAAAAACATCCGGTCCAACCCGAAAAAGCTGAAATTCAAGGCGCTGGAACCGGCCATCCTGCCGAGGGTCCTGGATCAGGTGGACGTGGCGGTCATCAACACCAACTACGCCCTTCAGGCCAAGCTGAATCCGCTGAAGGATTCCCTGTTCATCGAGGACAAGAATTCCCCCTATGTGAACGTGTTGGCCGTCAAGAAAGGCAATGAAAAGGATCCGGCCATCCAAAAGCTGGCCGAAGCTCTCACCTCTCCGGAAGTGAAAAAGTTCATTGAGGAAAAATACGACGGCGCCGTCGTTCCGGCCTTCTGA
- a CDS encoding MFS transporter: MSASDRTIQANFRLFYFLAFWALGGLYPLLSIYLKEEIRLSGSQIGTLVSIGPIVMVIAQPVWGLICDWTGRARTVLVTALLATGGIGLGFLFFDEYLPLLAAASSLALFQGAIIPISDTLTVNYAMRHRLDYGSFRLWGAIGFAAAGFAMGWLAERFGLSVIFYGFALTLWLGAASARRMPGDRISMRMDLRSGLSRLIRLPRFALFLLATFLVFGPIFANNTYMGLLFQSSGATVAGVGLGFLLAAGSEVPFMKIAGNWIRRRGALAVTLFAAGISALRWLFYFFEPDILWLYLTSVVQGLSTGLFIPAALIYVRNLAPEEAKTTAVSLYTAAGTGLGNWFCTLLGGWILETFDIFTTYLFFGILTAVGAMILWIVLRLEKTGTKKASPEPAGRP; encoded by the coding sequence ATGTCCGCAAGCGACCGAACCATCCAAGCCAACTTCCGTCTGTTTTATTTTCTGGCCTTCTGGGCCCTCGGGGGGCTTTACCCCCTGTTGAGCATTTACCTGAAGGAAGAGATCCGCCTGAGCGGCAGTCAGATCGGCACCTTGGTGTCCATCGGCCCCATCGTCATGGTGATCGCCCAGCCCGTATGGGGACTGATCTGCGACTGGACCGGCCGCGCCCGCACGGTGCTGGTCACCGCCCTTTTGGCCACGGGAGGAATCGGCCTGGGCTTCCTGTTCTTTGACGAATACCTCCCCCTGCTGGCCGCCGCCTCCTCCCTCGCCCTCTTCCAAGGCGCCATCATTCCCATCTCGGACACCCTCACCGTCAATTACGCGATGCGACACCGCCTCGACTACGGCAGTTTCCGGCTGTGGGGAGCGATCGGATTCGCCGCCGCCGGCTTCGCCATGGGATGGCTCGCCGAACGATTCGGCCTTTCGGTCATCTTCTACGGCTTTGCCCTCACCCTGTGGCTGGGAGCCGCCTCGGCGCGGCGGATGCCCGGTGACCGGATCTCGATGCGGATGGATCTGCGGTCCGGACTGTCCCGCTTGATCCGGCTGCCCCGTTTTGCGCTGTTTCTTTTGGCCACCTTCCTGGTGTTCGGGCCGATTTTCGCCAACAACACCTATATGGGGCTGCTCTTCCAATCCTCCGGAGCGACGGTGGCCGGGGTCGGACTGGGGTTCCTGCTGGCCGCAGGCAGTGAAGTCCCCTTCATGAAAATCGCGGGGAACTGGATCCGCAGACGGGGAGCCCTCGCGGTCACCCTGTTCGCCGCGGGCATCTCGGCCCTGCGTTGGCTGTTCTATTTCTTTGAACCGGACATCCTGTGGCTCTACCTCACCAGCGTGGTCCAGGGATTGTCCACGGGATTGTTCATCCCCGCCGCCCTGATATATGTGCGGAACCTGGCGCCGGAAGAGGCAAAAACCACCGCCGTCTCCCTCTACACGGCGGCGGGAACCGGCCTGGGAAACTGGTTTTGCACTCTGTTGGGCGGATGGATCCTCGAAACCTTCGACATCTTCACCACCTATCTGTTTTTCGGAATCTTGACGGCAGTCGGGGCGATGATCCTTTGGATCGTCCTTCGCCTGGAGAAAACGGGCACAAAAAAGGCCTCTCCCGAGCCTGCGGGAAGGCCATAA
- a CDS encoding glycine betaine ABC transporter substrate-binding protein: MSEAKQFAIFAVIAALVLGFDLWGGMEGEQAEEKGQIKIVHNNYVENIAVSHLWKQILEEKGYRVELVQTEKAPLWAGLAGGSADMAVEVWLPHTDKAYYEKYKDRVELHQPWYEGTALGLVVPEYVEEVETIADLNKHKELFRRGDQPAIVGIDSGASLMMLTEKAIQTYSLDYELIESSEPVMLSELDKAYKKKEPVVVTLWNPHWVFNKYKLKYLKDPEKVYGEPDTIYYVTRKGFKQEHPEVIQWMDRWEMDDNTLGELMKNMEDTGQPRTGRPAVVGKTPGPGERVG; encoded by the coding sequence ATGAGTGAAGCAAAACAGTTTGCCATCTTTGCGGTCATCGCCGCCCTCGTGTTGGGATTTGATCTGTGGGGCGGAATGGAAGGCGAGCAGGCGGAAGAAAAAGGGCAGATCAAAATCGTCCACAACAACTATGTGGAAAACATCGCCGTCTCCCATCTTTGGAAACAGATCCTGGAGGAAAAAGGGTACCGCGTGGAACTGGTGCAGACGGAGAAAGCACCCCTCTGGGCGGGTCTGGCCGGGGGAAGCGCCGACATGGCGGTCGAAGTGTGGTTGCCCCATACCGACAAGGCCTATTACGAAAAATACAAAGACCGGGTGGAGCTCCATCAACCCTGGTATGAAGGAACGGCCCTTGGGTTGGTGGTGCCGGAATATGTGGAGGAAGTGGAGACGATCGCCGACCTGAACAAGCACAAGGAGCTGTTCCGGCGCGGGGATCAGCCGGCCATCGTCGGCATCGATTCGGGGGCCAGCCTGATGATGCTGACGGAGAAGGCGATCCAAACCTATTCGCTGGACTATGAGCTGATCGAGAGTTCCGAGCCGGTCATGCTGAGCGAATTGGACAAAGCCTACAAGAAAAAGGAACCGGTGGTGGTCACCCTGTGGAACCCCCACTGGGTGTTCAACAAGTACAAACTGAAATACCTGAAGGATCCGGAGAAGGTGTACGGCGAACCCGACACGATCTACTACGTGACCCGAAAAGGCTTTAAACAGGAGCATCCGGAAGTGATCCAGTGGATGGATCGGTGGGAAATGGACGATAACACCCTCGGCGAGCTGATGAAAAACATGGAGGATACGGGACAACCCCGAACAGGCCGTCCGGCAGTGGTTGGAAAAACACCGGGACCTGGTGAACGAGTGGGTTGA
- a CDS encoding cell wall hydrolase has translation MAVVRTNSEEIKLLARLMRAEAEGDGPLGMLMVGNVGVNRVIADCLDFKPIRTIRQMVFQSPGGFEAVQKSYFYQRAREQDIRLAQRAVNGERHHPASNALWFFRPAGECPPTWFNQTHSGRYKSHCFYIPDYAACPRVYSLGG, from the coding sequence ATGGCCGTGGTTCGGACAAACAGCGAGGAGATCAAGCTGTTGGCCCGGCTGATGCGGGCCGAGGCCGAAGGGGACGGCCCGCTGGGCATGTTGATGGTGGGAAACGTCGGGGTGAACCGGGTGATCGCCGATTGTCTCGATTTCAAGCCGATTCGCACGATCCGCCAGATGGTGTTCCAGTCGCCGGGAGGGTTTGAGGCGGTGCAAAAATCGTACTTTTATCAGCGGGCCCGAGAGCAGGACATTCGTTTGGCGCAGAGGGCGGTGAACGGGGAACGCCATCATCCCGCCTCCAACGCCCTTTGGTTTTTCCGGCCGGCGGGCGAGTGCCCCCCCACCTGGTTCAACCAGACCCACAGCGGGCGGTATAAAAGCCATTGCTTTTACATTCCCGATTATGCCGCCTGTCCGAGAGTCTACTCGTTAGGAGGGTGA